GTGACAATTTCCTATTTAAACATATCGGTGGAGAAGCTGGAAGTGAAGTAATTGATATTACTGCCAACGGTATCACTCAACGATTTGGACTAGGAACACCAATAGGAGCTTTTACAAGTATTGAATTTATCGGTGGCGATGAAAGTTCAACAATCACTTTGGATGGAGTTTTAACAAAGTCTAGTCTAGAAGGCGGTTTAAATAATGACACTATCCAATTCATCAATTCTTCAGTTGATACTACTCAAGGTTCTTCCATTATTGGTGGAGCTAGTAACGATACTCTCACTGGCGGTGCTGGCGGCGATACCATTCATGGAGAGTCTGGAGATGATGTGCTTGAGGGAAGTGCTGGAAATGACCACATTACAGGCGGCGGAGATAACGACAAAATAGACGGAGGCACAGGTAACGATGTCCTGAGTGGTGATAGTGGCAATCCTGGAGAAGACACAATTTCCGGTGGCGCAGGCAATGACACTATTGGTGGTGGCGGAAACCATGACATCATTAACGGTGATGAAGGCAATGACATTATTTGGGGGGATTCCTCCTTTGACATTATTGACGTTCGCACACCTGCCGCACCTGGCGCTGAAGGAAATGACACCATTGATGGGGGTAGCGGTAACGATGAGATTCACGGTGAAGCCGGAGATGATTTAATTACTGGTGGTGCAGGCAATGACACCATTGATGGGGGTGAAGATATTGACACCATCAAAGGCGGTTTAGGAGACGACAGCCTCTATGGTGGATCTGATAATGATTTTCTCATGGGAGAAGCCGGGAACGATCTAATTGATGGCGGCGAAGGGATAGATACAGTCAGTTACGAAAATTCCCCCAATGGTGTAATCGTCAATAGTGACGAGGTACTCGGTTACTCAAATCCCGATAATACTTTACCCATCGCTATCGAACCCAACTTCACCATTCAAGCTGGTACTGCTGCTGATGGTTTTGGCACGACAGATACCCTGAAAAATTTAGAAGATATCATTGGTTCTCCATTCGATGATGTCATAATTGGTAATCTTCAAGCCAACTCCATCCAAAGTTTAGATGGCAATGACTTACTAATTGGCAATAGCGGTAACGATACAATCGATGGTGGTGCAGGAATAGATACCATCAGCTACCATTATGACCCCAGTGCCGTTACTGTAAACTTAGCTGAAAACCAAGCCACTGATGGCTACGGAAGTACCGATACATTCTTGAACATAGAAAATATTATCGGTTCTGCCTTAGATGACCAAATCACTGGAGATAGCCAAGCTAATCATATTACCGCTGGAGCCGGGAACGATAGTATTAAAGGTGGTGCGGGTGACGACCAATTATATGGTGAAGCTGGTGATGATTTCCTCATGGGAGAAGCCGGAAACGATGTATTAGATGGCGGTGATGATATCGATACCGTCAGCTTTACCAACTCCCTGAATAGTGTCGTAATCAACCTGGATGAAATTAACAGCTACAGCAATCCAGGTGGATCTTTTCACACTACCATCCTCTCCACCACCCCCATTCCCACCGATATCGAACCCGCATTTACGATTAACCCAGGTACAGCCAGCGATGGATTTGGTACTACTGATATTCTCAGAAATATCGAAAACATTCTGGCTTCCCAAGATGACGATGTAATCATCGGAAATGCTCAGAATAACCACCTAGAAGGATTAGGCGGTAATGATGTTTTAATTGGCAATTCTGGGAATGATATCCTAGATGGTGGAGCCGGACTAGATACCATCAGTTACCGCCGAGATCCCAATGCTGTTACTGTTAACCTAGAGCAGGGAATAGCTACCGATGGTTGGGGTAACAGCGACCAACTATATAATGTAGAAAATGTCATTGGTTCCAATTCCAGCGATCGCTTGATTGGTGATGCTAATGCCAATACCATCATTACCGGAACTGGGGACGACTGGGTAGAAGCCAGAAATGGCGACGATATCATCTTCGGTGAAGAAGGTCAAGATACCCTATTCGCAGAAAACGGTAACGACTTCCTAGTTGGTGGTAAGGATGCAGATAGCCTCAATGGTGGCGAAGGAAACGATACCGCCTCCTATTTCACCGCCGCCTCCCGTGTCGCCGTTAGCCTCACCACCGGGAAAGGCTGGGTAGGAGATGCCAAAGGCGATCGCATCGAAGCTATTGAAAACCTGGAAGGCTCAGACTACGAAGACTTACTCATCGGCAATAGTATCAATAATACCCTGAGTGGATTAGCTGGCGATGACCTAATTTACGCAAAAGCAGGAGACGACGTACTTGATGGGGGTGATGGGAGCGATCGCTTATTTGCAGGTGATGGGAATGATACACTTTACGGACAAGCTGGAGAAGATCTCCTCAAAGGTCAAGCAGGCGATGACTTCCTTGATGGCGGTGATGGCAATGATCAACTGTATGGACACAAAGGAAACGATACCTTAGACGGTAATGCTGGTAACGATTACCTTGAAGGTGGCGTAGGAGATGACCAACTCACTGGTGGTGAGGGGAACGACCAACTCTACAGTCAATCTGGTGCAGATACCCTGAGTGGCGGAATCGGGGATGACTTACTTGATGGCGGGAACAGTGATGACATCCTCAGTGGTGGTGATGGAGATGACCAACTCTATGGTCAAAACGGTAATGATACCCTGAATGGAAATACCGGAAACGATTACCTCGACGGGGGTAACGGAAATGACCAACTCACAGGCGAAGAGGGAAATGACCGACTCTATGGTGACAACGGCAATGATACCCTTAATGGAAATGCCGGAAATGACCTCTTAGATGGGGGTAAGGGTCATGACCAACTTACAGGTGGCGACGGGAATGACCAACTCTATGGTCAACAGGGTAAAGATACCCTTGATGGCGAAACCGGAAATGATTCCCTTTGGGGAGGCGATCATAATGATATCCTCTTAGGACAAGCCGGAAATGATTACCTCGATGGCGGTAAAGGTGACGACCAATTAGACGGTGGTGAAGGAAAGGATCGCCTTTACGGTCAACAAGGCGAAGATATCCTCAAGGGTGGCACAGGAGATGACTATCTGGATGGCGGGTTAGACAACGACGAACTCTATGGGAACCAGGGGAACGATCGCATCTATGGTCAGGAAGGCTATGATACCCTTGATGGCGAAGACGGTCACGACTTCCTCGATGGTGGATTAGGAGACGATTTCATCTATGGTAAACAAGGAAGCGATCGCCTTTACGGTCAACAGGGTCAGGATTACCTGGATGGCGGTATCGGTGACGACCGACTCGAAGCCGGTGATGGGGATGACCAACTTTACGGTCAACAAGGTCGCGATTACCTTGATGGCGGCACTGGTGATGATTTCCTCTGGGGTGGCGATGACGCCGATAAACTCTTAGGACAATCAGGAAATGATTACCTAGATGCGGGTTCAGGAAATGACCAACTCATCGGTGGCGATGGCAATGATCAGCTTTACGGTCAAGATGGCGATGATACTATCAATGCTGGCGTTGGTAATGACTACCTCGAAGGTGGTTTAGGTAACGACCAACTCACAGGTGGTGATGGTAACGATTATCTCTACGGTCAAGATGGGGAAGACATCCTCAATGGAGATGCTGGCAATGATAACCTCTATGGTGGAGCCAACAACGACCAACTCAGCGGTGGTGATGGTAATGATCTTCTCTACGGTGAAGAGGGTAACGATATTATCGATGCTGGTCTAGGTGATGACTATTTAGAAGGCGGTTTCGGCGATGACCAACTTGCAGGTGGTGATGGCAATGATCAGCTTTACGGTCAAGATGGCGATGATACTATTGATGCTGGCGTTGGTAATGACTATCTCGAAGGCGGTTTAGGTGATGACCAACTCACAGGTGGTGACGGAGACGACTATCTCCAAGGTCAAGAGGGTAACGATACAATTGATGCTGGCGCTGGTAACGACTACCTAGTCGGTGGAAATGGAATCGATATCCTGTTTGGACAAGCCGGAGATGATTACCTTGAAGGTGGCGATGGGGACGATACCCTCTACGGCAATACTGGGAATGACGAACTCATCGGTGGTAATGGAAACGACCAACTCTACGCAGGTGAGGGTGACAATATTCTCAACGGTGGTCTAGGTCAAGATCTACTCTATAGCGGTACGGGTCGGGATATGTTCGTACTAGAGGCTGGTATGGGAGAGGACACCATCTTTGACTTTACGGTTGGGTTTGATTATCTCGGATTAGCCAATGGTTTAACCTTTGAGGATCTAACAATTACTCAAGGTAGCGGTAACAATGCTGAAAATACTGAAATTCGCATCCAAGAGAATGGGGAATTATTAACCTCATTGGTTGCGGTGCAATCTGATACTCTCTCCTTTTGGGATTTCGCTGTTATCTAACCCACATTCCGCAAATCCTGACTCAGATTTTAGAGAACTTGTAAAAATTTCAACCCAGAGAACTTTTGACTGTATTTACTGTATTGAATAAGGTGTGTTTATCGTGCATATACTCAATTTCTTCTCCAAAAAGCGTCCATCTGCAAAGGGATTCCAACCTCAATCAACTCAAGCCAAAGTACAGAGAGAAACCTTTGTACTAGAACCCATTTTAACTCCCAGTGGTCTGGTGGATAGTATGGATGATACCCCTGATATAGCGGGAGTTGAACTATCCTCTGACCCATTGGATCAAGTGCCTATCCCAGAGATTGATGATATCTTGCCTGACAGTATTCTGGACAATTCTATTCCAGATGAAGAATTAGAGGAGATTCCTTTTATCGCCGAGGAGGTATCTGAAATAGAAAAACCGCTAAACGTAGTTACATTAGAGAACCCTAATCCCACCTTTGAATCTGGAGTTTTCACAGTTGGTGACAGCGGCCAAGTTCAAGTTGACTTTCTCTTTGATGGCGGTAGCTACAAAGGAGAATTAGCCATCTTCAGTTTAGAGGGGATGGATCAGTTTGAACCGGGTTCAGAAGACTTTATCTTGGAAGCCAGTAGTCGTGCTTTAAGTAATTCTGAATTAGGTCACATTGTCATTTCTGATCAAACAGAAGGAGCAAAATTTAGTGGACAGCTTGGGGAAAGCGATCAAAATGCTGGGGACTATCTCGGTGCGAAGTCATTTGTGATGCGCCCTGGGGATAAGTTTGGCTTTATGTTAGTACCCAATGGTCAAGTGCAGCAGGTTTTTGATAACCCCGAAATTGAGGGTGTAGTACGTCCATTGTTCTCTTTAGCAACGGCTAACCCAGATGATGCATTTCATGTTGGGCAAATTGCCGATGTGACAGGGGATGGTAATACGTTCGTGATGGAAGACTGGCGGGTTGATACGGGGTCAGACCTAGATTATAACGATTTAATTTTCCAGGTCAGAGGTGCTACTGGAGAAGCAGTAGATTTAGATGATGTCATTGAAGGTGACGATTGGCGAGAAAGCAAACTAGGGCGAGATTTAATCAACTATACAGAAGAATCTGTATTTGAAGTGGAGTTAGACAACTTACAGACAGAGTTGTTTGAGGAGATCGACAATGGGCTAGATCAGTTCGACCAGATTGAAAAAACAGAAATTGATTCTTTCCCAGAAAAATTAGACCTTGCCTTGGAAAGTCCCGAAAACATTCTCGATAATGCTTTGGCTAAACTACCAGAGGATGTTAATGTTGCAGAAGAAAAATTAACCACTATTTTAGAACAAGAGATTACGGGTTTGCCTGATGAATTGAAGCGAACATTTGAAGATTTTTCTGACATATTGCCTCAAGATTTAGAGAATGCCCTGAGTAATTTTGAAACTACGCTAGACGGAAAACTTGCAGAACTAAGTGAGGTATACCCTCAAGAGCTAGATGAACTAATTCAAATACCGGAGGAACTCAACCAGGGAATCGATCAACTCAAAGGGGATCTGGATGAACTAAAAATGGCGATCGCAGATGAAGTATCAGAATTGCCAAACGATATCAGTACAGCTTTCCAAGAGTTAGAAGATTTGTTCGCAGAAGTTAAAACTGATATTGCGACAGAGGTTGATACTCAAGAACTGCGATCGCTGATGGATGACTTGCTGGTAGAGGTAGCTGCTGATTCAGAAGAAGATGAAACTATATTGGGTTCACTGAACTTTATCGGCACGGAAAATCCTTTAGAGCCAACAGAGTCCAATGGGTTTGAATTCCCTTCCCATAACCAACCGTTAATCGGTATTATTGACACGGGACTGGGCAGTAATAACCCAGATATTGACTATTCACGAATTATCTTAGGACGAGATTTCATTGATGGGGATAATAATCCTTTATTGCAAAAGAATGAAGGTGATGAACATGGCACTCATATTCTAGGTTTGATTGGTGCGACCCAAGATAATAACATTGGCATTAATGGAGTAAACGATAATGCACCTCTCTGGGTGGGACGGGCGGTTGGTTCTGGTCAGTGGGCAGATTCCTTAATTGAGTTTGTCGATGCAACCAAAGCATCTAATCAACCGAATGCGGTGGTTAATCTCAGTTTCGATCTAATTAAAACTAATCCAGATGGCAGTGAGACTACCCGTTTTGAATTAACAAACTATGAGCGTGCAGCGATTGAGTATGCCCGTCAAAATGGAGTGCTTCTTGTAGTGGCAGCAGGAAACCAAGGTGGAAGTATTTCTGCTTTGGGGCAGGCTTCGCGGGAATTCGATAACATCATCACAGTAGGTGCCACAGATCTGCTGGAGTCTCAAATTGAAGAGATTGTAAATACAGAATTAATTGATGATATTGAACGAGCTTCCTATTCTAACTATGGAGAGAGCCTAGATATTCTTGCTTCAGGAGGCTCAGACGAAAGTCCGGCTATCTCTACCGTGAAGAATGGTTTTGGTATTATGGCAGGAACATCGGTAGCTACGGCAAAGGTTACCGGGGCAGTCTCTCAGATTTGGGCGGCGAATCCTGACCTAAGCTATCAGCAAGTCATTGAAATTCTCAAGTCAACTGCCATAGACTTAAACACGTCTGGATGTGATGCTGAAACAGGTTCAGGATTGCTGGATTTGACAGCGGCTGTCAGTTTAGCTGCTGTAACAACACCAAATCGCTTAGAGCAGGAACCAGTTCCTTATACTCCATCTAATCCCAATAGCCCTGATGCTCAACTTACCTCTGAACGGGCTGCGGGTTGGGGTTGGTTCAAGCGAGCATTCAAAAAAGTTGGTAAGGCTATCAAGAAGGGTGTTAATAAGGTTGTTAGCGGAGTCAAAAAGGTTGTTAATAAAGTTACTAGCGGCATCAAGAAGGGAATTAGCACAATCTGGGGAGGTATTAAAAAACTTGGTAAACAGATCGGCAGTCGTCTTCTGAGTCCTATCAGCAAGTTTCTGGGCAAATTCAAAATTTTTAGTCAAATTGGTAACTTGATCAAGAAGATTGTTCGTCCTATTTGGAATGGCATAAAATGGGTTAGTCGCCAACTCTGGTATAAACTCCAGGGAATTTATCACCGGGTCGGACACTGGATTAATCAACTACCAAAGCGGGTAGCAAGAGTTGTTCAAGGCTTGTGGGAAGCTGTTAAAAGCTTTAAGCCCTGGGCAGTGTCATGGTGGAAATCGTTAGGGAAAGCAAAAACCTGGGAAGAGTTCGGTAAATGGTTAGGACGCAATCTAATTTATGTGGGAGAGCTTCTAGGTTTTCGTGAAATATATGACACAGTTATTGAATTTTACTACTTCAATAGTCGTCCACTAAAACCTCAAGAAATTAATTGGGCGAGAAGTGTATTTGGCGGATCAATTGACTACAGTGTTGTTCGATTAGAAACCAATTCACGAGGAACAAGCAAAGGAGCAAATGCTACAACGAAAGGCAACTTTATTGCCTTTCCCAAGGAAATAGTTACTGATGATATTTTTGTCCATGAGATGGTTCACGTATGGCAATATCAGAGCAATAGTGTTGATTTTTCTAAAGGAGGTGATTATCTATATGGCGGATCAAGCAAACTTAGACAATTAAAAAATAATGGTAAAGGTCTTCTAGACTCATGGTTTGGTCGGGAAAGGCAGGCAGAAATGGTGCAAGACTACTTTTTACTTAGAAATGGGAAGCCTACACAACCTAATCGTGGATACACAACCTCCCCAGCAGACTTGCCACTATATGTCTACTTTGTTAGAGAAACCTCAACTCTGACCGAAGCTCAACTTCTGGGCGTAGGTTATGGGTCACGCGCTCCACATTTATTCCAGGAAGCTTACAATAAGATCGACGGTTTCAGTCAAGAGATTTATCCAAAAAATCCAGCAAAAGGTGCTTACCGTTCCGGTAATAGCTGGATTCAGGATTTTGCTGATCAATCTGGAAAGACCATGTATTTAGTTCTTGAGGATGGTGCTAATCAAGCCTATTGGAGTCAAAATCCTATTAACAATACTAAGCTAGTGGATCTCTCTGGTCAGTACTTGAATGTGAACCCAGAACCCCTAAAAGCTGGAGATTACTTCGATGTTGATTTCAGAATTCAAAATACCGAGGTTAACTCTTCCGGAGACTTTGATGTTAAATTCTACCTCTCAAAAAATACCGATATTAGTGGTCTGAGTCCTCATGATCGCTATCTAGGTAGCTACAGCATTAATAATGTCGTTGGGAATAGCAGCACGTCAACCTTAACCAAACGCTTAAGGTTGCCAAGTTTGGGAGACTCTTATTGGAGTGGAGATGATACCTACTACATCGGTATGATTGTTGATGCGAATAAAGAAGTGGCAGAAACCAATGAATCCAACAATCGTAATACTGGCAAGTTGGATGATTACGATGATGTCAGAATCAATAATACTAAAGGTGCGACAGTAACTGTCAAAGTTAATCGTGTTAAAGGTGACTTCGATCCCTTATCAGTTGGTGGTTCTGATTTCTATAGCCGTATCTCTATTGGTAGTAACCAGTGGCGTAGTCCGACGAACAATAATGACAATGATTACAGTCCTAGTAATTGGAGTTACAGTCGGTATATCAACGGCACGACTGTCCCCATCGCTATTCAACTTTACGACCAAGACAACTTTTTCTTCTTGTTCAATCCTGATGATCACATTGATATCGATCCGAAATCAGGTAACAGGGACATCAATATTACCTATGATTTACGTACTGGTCGCGTCAGTGGTGATCTCACTGGATATAAGGGACGGTCACTTTATTCCCGTGGAGGGGGTGACTCGGATCAAGGAGAAATTTGGTTCACAGTAAATCAGTCTTGAGAGTGATCAAGTCAAGTACCTGCAATCAATAAGTGTTGTCGGTATTCACAAGGAGTATATGGAGAGCGATCGCTTCGCAGTTAACAAAATGAAGATTGCTCTCCATTATTAACCTTTACACCAGTTCGACAGAACTATTAATTCAGTTATGACTCTCAAAGATTCCCTAACCCAGGAAAATTATCAGGATTTGCTTTGTCCAGACCTAACCCAATACTGGACTTTAGCAAAAGTGCGAGATTCCAATAACATTATCCTTAGAGCCATAGAAGGTCAAGAGAAATTCCGCTTCTCCCCTATCGAAGGCTACACTCTACGTTACTTTACTGGACAATATACAGTTAGACAAATCCAACAATTCGTTCAGCAAGAATTCCCCAACGCTGACCCAAACTTAGTTGTCAACTTACTGCAAAAGCTCATTAGTCACAAGATTTTGGCATTCGATGAAACCCAAGAGAACCGGAAAGCCAATCAGCCGCAATACACATCTCCATCCTCAATCCCCAATCCCCACTCTCCTCGCCTCAAATCTGGTGTCTATTGGCTGTACCACCCTGAAGACTACTGGATTCTCCGCAACCCAGTAGCCGGAACCCATCGCGGACTGTTACAGAAAGATATCCCCATTCTCACCTTTCTCCAAGTCAGCCCTCACGATAAAGTCATTATCGACCAACTCGCCACACTCCCTCCCAAACAAATCAGTAACCCCAAACTTCGCTACCTGCTGCAACTCCTCACCGCCACCGCCATGCTGGAAGGGACACAACCCCCCAAACCCCGTCGGCGTAAATTTACCCCCATGCAGCTATTATTTTTCAAAGTTTCCCTATTCAACCCTGACCCCTGGCTTACCCAACACATTGACAAACTACGCTTTTTGTACAGTCGCCCCTTCGCCTTTTTCCTCTGCCTATTTTTAGCCTTTTCAATCCTTCTTGGACTCCACCAACACCTAGAAATTCTCTACCAAGGTCAACAACTTTGGCAACACTACAGCGCTTCCCTAATTATTCCCTTCATCCTACTTACCGCCTTAGTCGTCACCCTTCACGAACTGGGTCATGCCTTCACCTTAAAACAGTATGGCGGCATTGTTCCTGAAATGGGATTCCTATTTATGTGCCTGTTTCCGGCTGCCTATACCAATACCACCGATTCTTATTGCTTGTCACGCAGGCAAAGAATTCTAGTCGTTGGCGCAGGTATCCTCGTCCAAATCACCCTCGCCGCCATCGCCCTATGGTTGTGGAACCTCTCCACCACAGGGAATTGGCTCCATACTACCAGTTATTTACTCATGATAGCCAGTCTATTTACCATTGCCCTAAATCTCAATCCCCTAGCCAAATTCGATGGCTATTACCTCGCTGTCGCTATAACAGGAATTAACAATCTTCGTAACCGTGCTTTTAGCTTTTACGCTCACCTAATTACAGGTAAACCCATTAACGAAACCCAGAGAGATTCCTGGATTCTCGCCGCTTATGCTCCCTTAAGTCTTGCTTATATCTGGTTCGTCTTCGGGTTTCTCTTCTTGAGAATAACCGACTGGATTCTCCTAAATATCCCCACCACCGCCTTACTTCTCTTGCTTATCTGGGCAATTTACTTCTATTTTCCTAGAAAGAGTTCAGTGGCAACAGGCAATAGGTAAACGACAACAGCGAATACAAGATTTACATAGGTTTTTGCTTAACCGATTCATAAATACTTAAAGCTGATGACATCTCAACCTAATACCAAAAACTCCCTCAATAATGCCACCTCTCCTTTGCGAGTTGTTCCACCAACACCTCCTGCTGAGGAATCACCCCCACCCACTGAACCAGAAACGCTGATTGGGGGATCACCTCGTCAGCAAACAAATCCAACCCGAAATACTTCCACCTCATTTCCTTACAAACACCTCTTAGGTATCGGTATCGTCGTACTTGGCTTAGGCTTAATCAGTCAAATTCCTGTTTCCAACTCAGTTAATGCAGAAGCACAGTTAGAACCCGCACCCAATTCTCATCAAATCGTTTACACAGAAGTTCCCGGAACCCTGACTGAACTTCTAGTACAACCCAATCAACAAGTCCAAGTCAATCAAGCGATTGCAATTATCTCTACTGAGGATATGGATGTAGAAATTGCCCAATCCCAATCTGAATTTGACGAAGCAATTTCTAACTATAAATCTGCCTCATTTCAACTCAACACCCTCTCAGCCAAAATAAATGAAACATCCGTCAAAGAATCCTTAATAACCCAGCAAATCCAACAACTTCAGCAAGAATTTCCCCACCTCCCCGAAGTTGAAAAACTCAACCAAGAGATTGCCGCCCTGCAAAGCACAATTACTGGGGTACGCAGCCAGATAGCAGGAATAACTGAAACCTTAGCCAGAACTCAAGAACGCATTAGCCGATATCAAGACTTAGTTACCCAAGGTGTTCTCGCCCTCAATATCTTAGAAGATATGCAAGATAGAGAATCCCATCTTATTAGTGAAATTACCACAAAATCAAGCGAAATTAACCAACTTAAACAACAAATTGGTGCAAAACAAGCTGAGATTAAAATCGTAACTAATAGAAAACAAGAGGAATTAGCCGACCTGCAAAACGAACTCCATACTCTAGCCGCTACCCGTCAAACGGCTACTGTAGAGTTATCCGCTGCTCGTAAAGGAGTTACCAGCCAACAACCATTACTCAACACCTTAAAAACGGAACTAGAAAGACGACAAAATAAACAACAAAATCATCAAATATTGAAAGCCAAACAAACGGGATTTATTATT
The nucleotide sequence above comes from Coleofasciculus chthonoplastes PCC 7420. Encoded proteins:
- a CDS encoding M50 family metallopeptidase encodes the protein MTLKDSLTQENYQDLLCPDLTQYWTLAKVRDSNNIILRAIEGQEKFRFSPIEGYTLRYFTGQYTVRQIQQFVQQEFPNADPNLVVNLLQKLISHKILAFDETQENRKANQPQYTSPSSIPNPHSPRLKSGVYWLYHPEDYWILRNPVAGTHRGLLQKDIPILTFLQVSPHDKVIIDQLATLPPKQISNPKLRYLLQLLTATAMLEGTQPPKPRRRKFTPMQLLFFKVSLFNPDPWLTQHIDKLRFLYSRPFAFFLCLFLAFSILLGLHQHLEILYQGQQLWQHYSASLIIPFILLTALVVTLHELGHAFTLKQYGGIVPEMGFLFMCLFPAAYTNTTDSYCLSRRQRILVVGAGILVQITLAAIALWLWNLSTTGNWLHTTSYLLMIASLFTIALNLNPLAKFDGYYLAVAITGINNLRNRAFSFYAHLITGKPINETQRDSWILAAYAPLSLAYIWFVFGFLFLRITDWILLNIPTTALLLLLIWAIYFYFPRKSSVATGNR
- a CDS encoding efflux RND transporter periplasmic adaptor subunit; translation: MTSQPNTKNSLNNATSPLRVVPPTPPAEESPPPTEPETLIGGSPRQQTNPTRNTSTSFPYKHLLGIGIVVLGLGLISQIPVSNSVNAEAQLEPAPNSHQIVYTEVPGTLTELLVQPNQQVQVNQAIAIISTEDMDVEIAQSQSEFDEAISNYKSASFQLNTLSAKINETSVKESLITQQIQQLQQEFPHLPEVEKLNQEIAALQSTITGVRSQIAGITETLARTQERISRYQDLVTQGVLALNILEDMQDRESHLISEITTKSSEINQLKQQIGAKQAEIKIVTNRKQEELADLQNELHTLAATRQTATVELSAARKGVTSQQPLLNTLKTELERRQNKQQNHQILKAKQTGFIITPDFHKLLGRKMPAGEPILEIADLSHLVAIIEVPQTDSDIVKDGAKVTFRPLEPGLPSYTTRLEKMELVMQPDPAQQKQLLKVRALINNSEQRLIPGAKVYASIESEKMPLYQKVQRELMKLFKFRKYGWGN